DNA sequence from the Terriglobales bacterium genome:
TCCCACGAAAAGAAATGTCTAGAAAACGCTCCGGCGAACTCGATTTGATCCTCGCCTATGCGGAGGACAACCTCCTGGCTCAAGTGTCGGTGTTGTCGGAATGCTTTCTTTGCCTGGTAGAGGGGCCGGCAGTAGTACCAGAGAATGTACAGTGCGCCCATCCCGATCCAAATCGCGCCTTCGATCGCTCTCTCCGGGTAGAAAACAATCATTATCAAGCCGGCGAGGGGAAAGATGGCGAGGGCGACCCATCCCAGCACGGCCGAAGCACGCAGTTGCAGTGAAGGTCCCTTCAGGCTGTGCACTCGCCACGCCTGGAGATACTCTTCTGGTGTCAGCTTGTACGCCGCTTCCATCTACATCCCGTCGTAGTTCGGGCCGCCCCCGCCTTCGGGCGGGACCCAGGTGATGATCTGGTAGGGGTCCATGATGTCGCAGGTCTTGCAGTGGACGCAGTTGGAGGCGTTCAGGTGGATCTGCTTGCCGCGGGGAGCGGCGGGGTCCTCGACCATCTCGTAGACGCTGGCGGGGCAGAAGTTCTGGCAGGGATTGCCGAATTCCTCGACGCAGCGCGAGTTACAGATATTGGTGTCGTGGATGACCAGGTGTGCGGGCTGGTCTTCTTCGTGCTTGGTGCCGGAGTGATAAAGGTCCGTCAGCTTGTCAAAGGTGAGGACCTTGTCGCCCTTGGCGGGACCGAGCAGATGCGCGCGAGCGCCGCCTTCGGCGGGAAGCTCGGAGAGCTTCTTCATTTGCGAGTGTCCGGCATGGGCCTGGTAGCGCGCGTAGAGGCCGCGGCCGAACGTGACCTGCTGGAGGGCGGCGTGGAACATGCCGCGCCAGAAGCCGTGCTCGAAGCCTTGGTGGAAGTTGCGGACGCGCCACAGCTCGTCGCGGATCCAGCTCTCTTCGACGCGCTGCTGGAAGCGGCCGAGCGCTGCGGCGGAGAAGTCGGCGCTGCGCAGGCTCTCGAAGACGGTCTCCGCGGCCAGCATGCCGCTCTTGATGGCCAGATGGATGCCCTTGAGGCGCTGCGAATTCAGGAAGCCGGCGGAGTCGCCCAGCAGCATCCAGCCATCGCCCGCAACCGGCGGGATGGCGAACCAGCCGCCGTAAGGGAAAGTCTTGGCGCCGTAGCGGATCATCTTGGCGCCGGCCAAAAGCTTGGCGACAAACGGATGGCGCTTGAATTCCTGCAACACGCGCTGCGGGTCGAGGCGCGGGTCGGCGTAATCGAGCGCGGTGACGAAGCCGAGCGAGATGACGTTGTCTTTGGAGCCGTAGATCCAGGCGCCGCCGTATTCCCGGGTGGTGAGCGGCCAGCCCATGGTGTAGATGACTTCGCCGGGAGCAACGCGGCCGGGAGGCAGTTCCCATAATTCCTTCACACCTACGCCGTAGACCTGCGGGTTCGTATCGCGGTCGAGCGAGAAGCGCGCCACAAGCTGCTTGGTCAGGGAGCCGCGGGGGCCTTCGGCCAGGATTACGACTTTGGCCTTCAGGTCATAGCCGGGCTCGAAGTTGCCTTTGGGCTGGCCGGTCTTGTCCACGCCCTTGTCTTCGGTGCGGACGCCGGAAACGCGGTCACCGTCGTAGAGCAGTTCGGAACCGGCGAAGCCGGTGAAGATGGTGATGCCGGCGGCTTCGACCTTTTCGCCCAGCCACTTGACGAAGCGGTTGAGCGAGATGACGTAGTTGCCGTGGTCGCGCAGCGGCGGCGGGGTGATGGGCAGCTTGAACTGCGATCTCTCGGTAAAGAAATACACCGCTTCTTTGGTGACCTCGGCGTCTAGCGGGGCTTCCTGCTCGAATCCGGGCAGCAGCTCGCGCATGGAGCGGGGATCAAGGATGGCGCCTGAGAGGCAATGCTGGCCGACTTCGCGGGCCTTCTCCAGAACGTAGATGTTTTCTTTCGAGAGCTGCGCTTCGGGATGGGCGCTGTTGTGCTGGTCGATCAATTGCGACAACCGCAGAGCGCACGCCATACCGGCAGGACCTCCGCCGACGATGACAACGTCGGCGGGCATTTCCGGGCGAGTGACACCCTCAAGCGGCTTGCGAAAAACAATCATCGGGCGCTCAGAACCAGAATCGGCAACGGATCAACGCTGATGAACCCAAATTGTCGAGAGACTTCAATTCCGAGTTGCTTGATCCGTGCCTATCCGTGAAACTCCGCGGCTAGCTCCCCGACTTCGCCTTCTTGATTTCCTCGATCAGGGGCGGGACCACGTCGAACAAGTTGGCGACGATGCCTACGTCGGCGATTTCGAAGATGGGCGCTTCGGAATCCTTGTTGATGGCGACGATGGCGCGCGAGCCCTTCATGCCCACGATGTGCTGGATGGCGCCGGAGATGCCGAGCGCAAGGTAGAGCTTGGGGGCCACGGTCTGGCCGGAGGAGCCGATCTGGCGGTCCATGGGCAGCCAGCCGGAGTCGCAGATGGGACGCGAGGCGGCCAGTTCTCCGCCCAGCGCTTCGGCCAGTTGCTTGGCCAGCTCGATGTTCTTCTGCTCCTTGATGCCGCGGCCCACGGCCACGATGATCTCCGCCTGCGTGAGGTCGACGGCTTGCTTGGCTTCCTTGAAGACCTCCTGCGGCTTGTTCCGGATGACGCTTTCGGCAATCTCCACGTTGACGGTCTCAACCGGAGCGGCGGCTGCGCCGGCTTCGACCTGGTCGCCGCGGAAGGAGCCGGTCTGGAAGGTGACGAACCAGGGCGGGTCGCCGGTGAAGCCGACGTCGGCCGCGAACTTGCCCTGGAACATCTGGCGGGTGAAGAGCAGCCGGTCGCCCTCCTTGCGGTAGCCGATGGCGTCGCTGATCAGGGCGCGGTCGAGCGCCGTGGCCAGCTTGGGCGCGAAATCGCGCACCTGGTAGGTATGCGGCATCAGCACCAGCCGCGGCTGCTTCTGCGCCACGAGTTGCTGGATAGCGGCAGCGAAGCCGTCGGGCGTGTAGGGCTCCAGCCGCGGCGATTCGACCGCATACACCTTGGCGACTTTCTTGGCCGCCACTTCCTGGGCGATCGGACCGACGCCCGAGCCGACGACCGCGGCCTCCAGCGTCCAGCCGGTTTCGGCGGCGATGCGCTGCGCGCCGGTGAGCGTCTCCCAGGAAACGCGGTTCAACTTGCCTTCGCGTTGCTCGACGATGACCAGAATGTCCATTTCGTTGTTCTCAGTTCCCGGTTCTCAGTTCTCAGTACCTAGTACCCAGTTGCGAGTACCGAGTAGCAAGTTTCAGTGCTTGCCCTTTACGGGCCTTTGGGTCTTGAGAATTCCCAGAGTC
Encoded proteins:
- a CDS encoding electron transfer flavoprotein-ubiquinone oxidoreductase, with the protein product MIVFRKPLEGVTRPEMPADVVIVGGGPAGMACALRLSQLIDQHNSAHPEAQLSKENIYVLEKAREVGQHCLSGAILDPRSMRELLPGFEQEAPLDAEVTKEAVYFFTERSQFKLPITPPPLRDHGNYVISLNRFVKWLGEKVEAAGITIFTGFAGSELLYDGDRVSGVRTEDKGVDKTGQPKGNFEPGYDLKAKVVILAEGPRGSLTKQLVARFSLDRDTNPQVYGVGVKELWELPPGRVAPGEVIYTMGWPLTTREYGGAWIYGSKDNVISLGFVTALDYADPRLDPQRVLQEFKRHPFVAKLLAGAKMIRYGAKTFPYGGWFAIPPVAGDGWMLLGDSAGFLNSQRLKGIHLAIKSGMLAAETVFESLRSADFSAAALGRFQQRVEESWIRDELWRVRNFHQGFEHGFWRGMFHAALQQVTFGRGLYARYQAHAGHSQMKKLSELPAEGGARAHLLGPAKGDKVLTFDKLTDLYHSGTKHEEDQPAHLVIHDTNICNSRCVEEFGNPCQNFCPASVYEMVEDPAAPRGKQIHLNASNCVHCKTCDIMDPYQIITWVPPEGGGGPNYDGM
- a CDS encoding electron transfer flavoprotein subunit alpha/FixB family protein, coding for MDILVIVEQREGKLNRVSWETLTGAQRIAAETGWTLEAAVVGSGVGPIAQEVAAKKVAKVYAVESPRLEPYTPDGFAAAIQQLVAQKQPRLVLMPHTYQVRDFAPKLATALDRALISDAIGYRKEGDRLLFTRQMFQGKFAADVGFTGDPPWFVTFQTGSFRGDQVEAGAAAAPVETVNVEIAESVIRNKPQEVFKEAKQAVDLTQAEIIVAVGRGIKEQKNIELAKQLAEALGGELAASRPICDSGWLPMDRQIGSSGQTVAPKLYLALGISGAIQHIVGMKGSRAIVAINKDSEAPIFEIADVGIVANLFDVVPPLIEEIKKAKSGS